A genomic segment from Terriglobia bacterium encodes:
- a CDS encoding 6-carboxytetrahydropterin synthase, whose protein sequence is MKAYLTRRYRFPASHRLHCDAMSAEENRAVYGKCNNPFGHGHNYSLEVTVTGQVDPRTGMVCNLADLDAFVNEKIVERFGLQNLNTLPEFREVVPTTENLCIELFSTLKNGFRHAAVEKVRVEETMLNSFEYAGGKEIRT, encoded by the coding sequence ATGAAGGCGTACCTGACACGGCGGTACAGGTTTCCCGCGTCGCACCGCTTGCATTGCGATGCCATGTCGGCGGAAGAGAACCGCGCGGTCTACGGCAAGTGCAACAACCCTTTCGGGCATGGCCACAATTACAGCCTGGAGGTGACGGTAACGGGCCAGGTGGATCCCAGAACAGGGATGGTCTGCAATCTGGCCGACCTGGACGCTTTTGTGAACGAAAAAATTGTGGAACGCTTCGGCCTTCAGAACCTCAATACCTTGCCGGAGTTCCGCGAGGTGGTGCCAACCACGGAGAACCTTTGCATCGAGCTGTTCAGCACGCTGAAGAACGGTTTCCGTCATGCAGCGGTGGAGAAAGTCCGTGTGGAAGAGACCATGTTGAATTCATTCGAATATGCCGGTGGAAAAGAAATCCGTACGTAG
- a CDS encoding SDR family NAD(P)-dependent oxidoreductase, which translates to MANTKLAVITGGSRGIGLALARTFAGAGYKVIITGRNAASLQAAADSLKATSVETLVFDITDPTAIEKAFQRIKQRHATIDVLINNAGVAHALAPADQLSIETWKQVIDTNLTGTFLVTRGALPLMRAGGTIVNNLSVAAVQPFAGMSAYNASKFGAMGFTQALRDDLRKRGIRVVALMPGATDTDIWQQFWPDAPRAKMVSPETVAEAVLHAVSVPANASIDEIRVLPAAGVL; encoded by the coding sequence ATGGCGAACACCAAACTTGCCGTGATCACCGGCGGCAGCCGGGGCATCGGGTTGGCTCTGGCACGAACGTTCGCCGGCGCGGGTTACAAAGTCATCATCACCGGACGCAACGCGGCCTCTCTGCAAGCCGCCGCGGATTCGCTGAAAGCGACCAGCGTCGAAACTCTTGTCTTCGATATCACCGATCCCACCGCTATAGAAAAAGCCTTTCAGCGGATTAAGCAACGCCACGCAACGATTGACGTGCTGATCAACAACGCCGGCGTGGCCCACGCGCTGGCGCCGGCTGACCAGCTTTCCATTGAAACCTGGAAGCAGGTGATTGACACCAATCTCACCGGAACATTTCTGGTCACCCGCGGAGCTTTGCCGTTGATGCGCGCAGGTGGGACCATCGTGAACAACCTGTCGGTTGCCGCGGTGCAGCCGTTCGCGGGGATGTCAGCCTACAACGCGTCCAAGTTTGGCGCGATGGGCTTCACCCAGGCACTGCGAGACGACCTGCGAAAGCGCGGCATCCGCGTGGTAGCCCTGATGCCCGGCGCCACCGATACCGACATATGGCAGCAGTTCTGGCCCGACGCTCCACGCGCCAAGATGGTGTCGCCCGAAACCGTTGCCGAAGCCGTCTTGCACGCAGTATCGGTGCCGGCCAACGCATCGATTGACGAAATCAGAGTTTTGCCGGCCGCTGGCGTCTTGTGA
- the folE gene encoding GTP cyclohydrolase I FolE translates to MPVEKKSVRRELSVKPRAVGNVLKKTVDLDDLASATPQDLLRELLLRLGEDPDRDGLIKTPERMYKALTYLTKGHREDPSQVLQGALFEVNYDEMVIVKDIEMFSLCEHHALPFFGKVHVAYIPNGKVVGLSKIPRLVDIFARRLQIQERLTVEIAETLQEAIEPQGVGVVIEARHMCVMMRGVEKQHSSAVTSHMLGSFRSSDKTRKEFLSLIRNGKNGSTF, encoded by the coding sequence ATGCCGGTGGAAAAGAAATCCGTACGTAGGGAGCTCAGCGTGAAGCCAAGAGCTGTAGGGAACGTGTTGAAGAAGACGGTTGACCTGGACGACCTGGCCTCAGCCACGCCGCAGGACCTGCTGCGCGAATTGCTGCTGCGCCTGGGAGAAGACCCGGACCGCGACGGCCTGATCAAGACCCCGGAGCGCATGTACAAAGCGCTGACGTACCTGACCAAGGGCCATCGCGAGGACCCCAGCCAGGTCCTGCAAGGGGCCTTGTTTGAGGTGAACTACGACGAAATGGTCATCGTCAAAGACATTGAGATGTTCAGCCTGTGCGAACACCACGCGCTGCCGTTCTTTGGCAAGGTGCACGTGGCCTATATCCCCAACGGCAAGGTCGTGGGCCTGAGCAAGATCCCGCGGCTGGTGGACATCTTTGCCCGGCGCCTGCAAATTCAAGAGCGCCTGACCGTGGAGATCGCGGAGACCTTGCAGGAAGCCATTGAGCCGCAGGGCGTGGGCGTGGTGATTGAGGCCCGCCACATGTGCGTGATGATGCGCGGGGTGGAGAAACAGCATTCGTCGGCGGTGACCTCCCACATGCTGGGCAGCTTCCGCTCGTCCGACAAAACGCGGAAAGAATTTCTCTCGCTGATCAGGAACGGCAAGAACGGAAGCACGTTCTAG
- a CDS encoding 6-carboxytetrahydropterin synthase, whose translation MVYLTRKAEFSAAHYYHNPDFTPEENQRVFGKCNNPHGHGHNYTLEVTVKGEVDARSGFVVDLKQLKDIMNREVIDALDHRSLNDEVAEFKHAIPTTENLAIAIWNRLQSKLNAAQLHRIRVYETPDLFVDYYGEA comes from the coding sequence ATGGTCTATTTGACGCGAAAGGCAGAGTTTTCTGCCGCGCATTACTACCACAATCCGGACTTCACGCCTGAGGAGAACCAGCGGGTTTTTGGCAAGTGCAACAATCCTCACGGCCACGGCCACAATTACACCCTGGAAGTCACGGTCAAAGGGGAAGTGGACGCCCGCTCCGGCTTCGTGGTGGACCTGAAGCAGCTGAAAGACATCATGAACCGCGAGGTGATTGACGCGCTGGACCACCGGTCGCTGAATGACGAAGTTGCTGAGTTCAAGCACGCCATCCCCACCACAGAGAACCTGGCCATCGCCATATGGAACCGGCTGCAGAGCAAGCTGAACGCCGCGCAACTGCATCGCATCCGCGTCTATGAGACGCCGGACCTCTTTGTGGACTATTACGGTGAAGCATGA
- a CDS encoding rhomboid family intramembrane serine protease — protein MLPIKDDAPRSSTPYVTYFLIALNLFIFLFESTLRPRALASFEFQFALVPQHVEGWMSGSLPASYALLPFFTSMFLHGGWLHVIFNMWFLAIFGDNVEDRTGHFTYLAFYLVCGLVGNLAHFAFNFSSPVPAVGASGAIAGVMGAYFLLYPRARVLTWWGFFVFWLPAWLVLGYWFLGEFLSGAASVFTSSGGAGGVAFWAHVGGFVCGLLLIKLLPTRKNVYAFEDY, from the coding sequence ATGCTCCCCATTAAAGACGACGCGCCGCGCTCCAGCACTCCCTACGTCACTTATTTCTTGATCGCACTGAACCTCTTCATCTTTCTTTTTGAATCCACACTGCGGCCGCGCGCGCTGGCCAGCTTTGAATTTCAGTTTGCCCTGGTGCCTCAGCACGTGGAAGGCTGGATGTCCGGATCGCTGCCGGCCTCCTACGCCCTGCTTCCCTTCTTCACCTCCATGTTTCTTCATGGCGGCTGGCTGCACGTGATCTTCAACATGTGGTTTCTGGCGATTTTCGGCGACAACGTAGAAGACCGGACCGGCCACTTTACGTATCTGGCTTTTTACTTGGTCTGCGGCTTGGTCGGCAATCTGGCGCATTTTGCCTTCAACTTTAGTTCTCCGGTGCCAGCAGTGGGCGCCAGCGGTGCGATTGCCGGCGTGATGGGGGCATACTTCTTGCTTTATCCTCGTGCGCGTGTGCTGACCTGGTGGGGCTTCTTCGTGTTCTGGCTTCCCGCGTGGCTGGTCCTTGGCTACTGGTTCCTGGGCGAGTTCCTGAGCGGCGCCGCGTCGGTTTTTACCTCGTCCGGCGGGGCCGGCGGCGTGGCTTTCTGGGCGCACGTGGGAGGATTCGTCTGCGGCTTGCTTCTCATCAAGCTGCTGCCAACACGCAAGAATGTTTACGCGTTTGAGGACTACTGA
- the truB gene encoding tRNA pseudouridine(55) synthase TruB, translated as MDGVLIINKPGGMTSHDVVARVRRICGEKSVGHLGTLDPTATGVLPLVLGRFTRLAQFYTDSDKRYEGAIRFGQATDTYDAAGDPTGPELPVNLALQQIQAAAASFTGKIQQMPPPFSAKKIAGVPAYKLARKGQEVELKPKEVEVKEFKILEWDPKSKIARFKAWVSSGTYLRSMAHDLGKVLGTGAHLSALVRTAVRELDLENAHSLEELAEAMAAGSIDELFLHPRLVLPEFPAVMAPPEAQVRLKHGGAVNLPEFSKASMVRVFSSQRELLAIAKRVAGTLFQPKIVL; from the coding sequence GTGGACGGCGTACTGATCATCAACAAACCGGGCGGGATGACCTCGCATGACGTGGTAGCGCGAGTGCGCCGCATTTGCGGGGAGAAGTCCGTGGGGCACCTGGGGACGCTCGATCCCACCGCCACCGGCGTCCTGCCGCTGGTGTTGGGACGCTTTACCCGCCTGGCGCAGTTCTATACCGACTCCGACAAGCGCTACGAAGGCGCGATCCGCTTTGGCCAGGCGACGGACACCTATGACGCCGCCGGCGACCCCACCGGCCCGGAGCTCCCGGTGAACTTGGCGCTGCAACAGATCCAGGCGGCCGCGGCCAGCTTTACGGGGAAGATACAGCAGATGCCGCCGCCATTCTCGGCCAAGAAGATTGCCGGCGTTCCGGCCTACAAGCTGGCGCGCAAAGGCCAGGAAGTAGAACTCAAGCCGAAGGAAGTCGAAGTGAAGGAGTTTAAAATCCTGGAGTGGGACCCGAAGAGCAAGATTGCGCGTTTCAAGGCCTGGGTCAGCTCGGGGACGTACCTGCGCTCCATGGCGCACGATCTGGGCAAAGTTCTGGGGACGGGAGCGCATTTGTCGGCGCTGGTCCGCACCGCGGTCCGCGAATTGGATCTGGAGAACGCGCACAGTCTGGAGGAACTCGCAGAAGCGATGGCCGCTGGCTCAATTGACGAACTCTTCCTGCATCCCCGGCTGGTATTGCCCGAATTTCCCGCTGTCATGGCGCCGCCGGAAGCGCAAGTCCGCCTTAAGCACGGCGGAGCCGTCAACCTGCCGGAATTCAGCAAAGCCAGCATGGTGCGGGTGTTTTCCAGCCAAAGGGAACTTCTGGCCATCGCCAAGAGAGTCGCCGGCACGCTCTTCCAGCCGAAGATTGTGCTCTAG
- a CDS encoding ABC transporter permease, protein MDWLQILGARIKGLFGQRQNDWELDQEIRAHLELLEEENRRKGMSAEEAHREAKKHFGGVAQTQDVYRQQRGLQFLETLAQDLRYAGRMIARNPGFSLVVIVSLALGIGANTAIFSAIDAVMLRMLPVAEPQRLVMLQWHAKDWPEKFVNDLEGSGFGGGDQGMTSYSFSYAAYRQFTEQNHVFTSTFAFAANSDEVNVGIDGRAEAANIQGVSGNYFEGLGVQAAQGRTILPEDDLESAPPVAVVSYRFWQQRLGGTQQVAGKSVVLNGLPITIVGVAPPDFFGLEPGSSPGFYVPLALYSAEQARHGGTDSGLTYLKDPKVWWAGVVGRLKPGISQKRAEAELAVVFDQALRTVVATADPNKPALQVVPVKQGLDNLRRQFSSSLLLLMMMVGAVLLIACGNVAALLLTRASARQREIAVRLSLGARRFRLIRQLLTESLLLAFCGGALGLVVAKWAGRVLLALLSSGRERITLQLHLDTRVLFFTSAVCLLSGILFGLAPALRATRMDLLSSLKQPSSGASGRKLRAGKILVAGQVALCLLLLVSAGLLLRTLNRLQGVNLGFDHQNILLFSVRPGLNGYKDAQLNQYYLEMQRRLQRIPGVQAVTFSDRNAIGAGMSITAAAIPGYTEGDKRADVYRHVVGPGYFETLNIPIRLGRAVGAQDTAAAPPVVVVNQRFVDKYMHGDNPIGHELVLGGRKHPVHYQIVGVASDVKYARIREDVPPTAYFSHQQLFTSAGFLEDVKAFSWPFMTFTVKSGQAGMPGLIATVRQEAAAVDKNVPIVDIKTEAQVIDEVLFLERTFAALSSAFSFLALMLACVGLYGTMAYVVARRTNEIGIRMALGAGRGSILGMVLRETAVIVLAGLALGLPAAWATTGLLKSRLFGLGPHDPLSIAMAIAATLAVTAVAGYVPARRASRVDPMVALRYE, encoded by the coding sequence ATGGACTGGTTGCAAATTCTGGGCGCGCGCATCAAAGGCCTTTTTGGCCAGCGGCAGAATGACTGGGAGCTGGACCAGGAGATCCGCGCCCATCTGGAGTTGCTGGAGGAAGAAAACCGCCGCAAGGGGATGTCCGCGGAAGAAGCGCACCGGGAGGCCAAGAAACACTTCGGCGGCGTTGCCCAGACGCAAGATGTCTATCGCCAGCAGCGCGGGCTGCAATTCCTGGAGACCCTAGCGCAAGACCTGCGGTATGCCGGGCGCATGATCGCCAGAAATCCGGGCTTCTCTTTGGTGGTGATTGTATCCCTGGCCCTGGGCATTGGCGCCAACACTGCCATCTTCAGCGCGATTGACGCGGTGATGCTGCGCATGCTGCCGGTCGCCGAGCCGCAGCGATTGGTGATGCTGCAGTGGCATGCCAAGGATTGGCCGGAGAAATTCGTGAATGATCTGGAAGGCAGCGGCTTTGGCGGCGGCGACCAGGGGATGACCAGCTATTCCTTCAGCTACGCCGCTTACCGGCAGTTCACCGAACAGAACCACGTTTTCACAAGCACCTTCGCGTTCGCCGCCAACAGCGATGAGGTGAACGTGGGGATTGACGGGCGGGCGGAAGCCGCCAATATCCAAGGCGTCTCCGGCAACTACTTTGAAGGCCTGGGCGTGCAGGCCGCACAGGGTCGCACGATTCTTCCTGAAGACGACCTCGAGTCGGCGCCGCCGGTCGCCGTAGTCTCCTACCGGTTCTGGCAGCAGCGATTGGGCGGGACGCAACAAGTTGCAGGGAAGTCAGTGGTGCTCAACGGCCTACCTATCACCATCGTCGGCGTGGCTCCGCCGGATTTCTTTGGTCTGGAGCCGGGAAGCTCGCCGGGCTTCTATGTTCCCCTTGCTCTGTATTCCGCCGAGCAGGCTCGTCACGGCGGCACAGACAGCGGCTTGACCTACCTGAAAGATCCCAAAGTATGGTGGGCAGGCGTGGTTGGCCGGCTGAAACCCGGCATCAGCCAAAAACGGGCCGAAGCCGAATTGGCCGTGGTGTTCGATCAGGCTTTGCGCACGGTTGTTGCAACGGCTGACCCCAACAAACCGGCATTGCAGGTGGTTCCCGTCAAGCAGGGCCTTGATAACTTGAGACGACAGTTTTCAAGTTCGCTATTGCTGCTGATGATGATGGTGGGCGCGGTGCTGCTGATCGCCTGTGGCAACGTTGCTGCGTTGCTGCTCACGCGAGCCAGCGCCCGCCAGCGCGAGATTGCGGTACGTCTAAGCCTGGGCGCGCGCCGCTTCCGGTTGATACGCCAGTTGCTTACGGAAAGCCTCCTGCTTGCCTTTTGCGGGGGCGCACTGGGACTGGTGGTGGCCAAGTGGGCCGGCAGGGTATTGCTGGCGCTGCTCTCCAGCGGCCGCGAACGAATCACGCTGCAGTTGCACCTGGACACTCGCGTGCTCTTCTTTACCAGCGCCGTCTGCCTCCTGAGCGGCATTCTGTTCGGCTTGGCCCCGGCGCTGCGCGCCACACGCATGGACCTGCTGAGTTCGCTCAAGCAGCCTTCGTCCGGAGCTTCAGGACGCAAGCTCAGGGCCGGCAAGATTCTGGTTGCCGGACAGGTTGCCCTCTGCCTACTGCTGCTGGTAAGCGCCGGGCTGCTCTTAAGAACGTTGAATCGCCTGCAAGGCGTCAACTTGGGCTTCGATCATCAGAATATTTTGCTCTTTAGCGTCCGACCTGGGCTGAACGGCTACAAGGATGCGCAATTGAACCAGTACTACCTGGAGATGCAGCGGCGCCTGCAACGAATTCCCGGGGTGCAAGCCGTTACTTTTTCTGACCGTAATGCCATCGGCGCGGGCATGAGCATCACTGCGGCTGCAATTCCTGGCTACACCGAAGGTGACAAGCGGGCCGACGTGTACCGCCACGTGGTCGGCCCCGGCTATTTTGAAACCCTGAATATCCCGATTCGACTAGGACGTGCTGTTGGCGCGCAGGATACGGCAGCCGCGCCGCCAGTGGTGGTGGTAAACCAGAGATTTGTCGATAAATATATGCACGGTGACAACCCTATCGGACACGAACTGGTGCTGGGAGGACGCAAGCACCCCGTGCATTATCAGATTGTTGGAGTGGCCAGTGACGTGAAATACGCGCGCATCCGCGAAGATGTGCCGCCGACTGCGTATTTCTCTCATCAGCAGCTATTCACTTCTGCGGGCTTTCTGGAGGACGTGAAAGCCTTTTCCTGGCCCTTTATGACCTTTACCGTTAAGAGCGGACAGGCGGGGATGCCCGGCCTGATCGCCACCGTCCGGCAAGAGGCTGCGGCCGTGGATAAGAACGTGCCCATCGTTGACATCAAAACGGAAGCCCAAGTGATCGATGAAGTGCTGTTCCTGGAACGGACCTTCGCCGCCTTGAGTTCAGCTTTCAGCTTCCTGGCGCTGATGCTGGCCTGCGTTGGGCTCTACGGCACCATGGCTTACGTGGTGGCCCGCCGCACCAACGAAATCGGCATCCGCATGGCCCTGGGCGCCGGAAGGGGAAGCATTCTAGGCATGGTCCTACGCGAGACCGCAGTAATCGTTCTGGCGGGCCTTGCCCTGGGACTGCCCGCAGCCTGGGCGACGACCGGGCTACTCAAATCCAGGTTGTTCGGACTCGGGCCACACGATCCTTTGAGCATCGCTATGGCGATAGCGGCCACGTTAGCGGTGACCGCCGTGGCAGGGTACGTTCCGGCAAGAAGAGCTTCCCGCGTGGATCCGATGGTGGCGCTGAGGTATGAGTAA
- a CDS encoding DUF1080 domain-containing protein, giving the protein MLFKCNSARLLSMIVWVWLLAAAAPVTAQPQTLSVPADSPRWDLQGQAKVADYQGRKCLFLDSGAAILKDFEMRDGVIDFDMAMPDAGNSNKRGFSGLLFRLDKDGANGEELYLRQHKSGLPDAMQYTPVLNTGRNWQIYNGPGFTGAVDIPKDSWFHLRLEVAGAQAKFYVKDMEKPALVMNDLKSGVQRGQVALYVLTGATYFSNFEVRATTDAAWERRLTPMLTGTLAKWSLSPTYDALTRNLERPLSPAETAAIQWQDVEAEPPGFVVIYRYREAPHPRVSFQGDFSKRLEPQPGMKVVYARTSITSDRNQVKKLYIGYSDDVSVFLNGQILYRGRSAQGFRDPGFLGIVNPENDAVYLPLKKGNNELVLAVSELGGGWAFICRLVDMEN; this is encoded by the coding sequence ATGCTATTCAAATGCAACTCAGCGCGGCTGCTCTCCATGATCGTTTGGGTTTGGCTCCTCGCCGCAGCAGCGCCGGTAACCGCCCAGCCGCAGACGCTTTCTGTCCCCGCCGATTCCCCGCGCTGGGACCTGCAAGGACAAGCCAAGGTAGCCGACTATCAAGGCCGCAAATGCCTCTTTCTCGATAGTGGAGCGGCGATCTTGAAAGACTTTGAAATGCGCGACGGCGTCATTGACTTTGACATGGCAATGCCCGATGCCGGCAACTCGAATAAGCGCGGATTTTCCGGTCTTCTGTTTCGGTTGGACAAAGACGGCGCCAACGGCGAAGAGCTCTATCTGCGCCAGCACAAGTCCGGGCTTCCTGACGCCATGCAGTACACTCCGGTCCTCAACACCGGCCGCAACTGGCAGATCTACAACGGGCCGGGATTCACGGGCGCGGTGGATATCCCGAAAGACTCGTGGTTCCACCTGCGCCTGGAGGTTGCTGGGGCGCAGGCCAAGTTCTACGTCAAAGACATGGAGAAGCCCGCGCTGGTGATGAATGATCTGAAAAGCGGCGTACAAAGAGGCCAGGTGGCCCTGTACGTTCTGACTGGCGCGACGTATTTTTCGAATTTCGAAGTACGGGCAACGACAGACGCGGCCTGGGAGCGACGACTGACGCCGATGCTCACGGGCACTCTCGCTAAGTGGAGCCTGTCGCCTACCTACGATGCGCTCACGCGCAATCTGGAGCGTCCGCTCTCGCCCGCGGAGACGGCGGCCATCCAATGGCAGGACGTGGAAGCCGAGCCGCCGGGCTTTGTGGTCATCTATCGTTATCGCGAAGCACCGCATCCGAGAGTCTCATTTCAGGGCGATTTTTCCAAGCGCCTGGAACCGCAGCCGGGCATGAAAGTCGTGTATGCGCGGACCAGCATCACGTCCGACCGCAACCAAGTGAAGAAGCTGTACATCGGCTATAGCGATGACGTCAGCGTGTTCCTGAATGGCCAGATTCTCTACCGCGGCCGTAGCGCCCAGGGCTTCCGCGACCCCGGGTTCCTGGGCATCGTCAACCCGGAGAACGACGCCGTCTACCTTCCGTTGAAGAAGGGCAACAATGAACTGGTGCTGGCGGTGAGCGAACTCGGCGGCGGGTGGGCGTTCATTTGCCGCTTGGTGGACATGGAGAACTGA